In Aspergillus nidulans FGSC A4 chromosome IV, a single window of DNA contains:
- a CDS encoding MDR family NADP-dependent oxidoreductase (transcript_id=CADANIAT00000255) yields MPSSKQWILANKPTDLPTLSGPTPTFKLTSADVPKPSSSQALVKTLMLSNDPAQRTWIVPNADPERLYLPPVQEGSPMSAFALAEVVESGSPNELPVGSLVLCPTNWTEYSVHEIKTLQKIQPIEGLDLGHFLGALGMTAVTAYYGIKEVAGTTKDDTVVVSGAAGATGSMVVQIAKKIIGCKRVIGIAGTDDKCRWVETLGADVCINYKKDSFEQDLIKETEGFVEVYFDNVGGNILDLMLTRMKRHGRIAACADDKQEVISMRLHIRGFIVLDYYHKFSDVIAELTQAWKEGKIVVDESMQTVVEAKFEDIPNVWMKLFEGGNTGKLCTKIVSRRHRVRRGKEKRQVLIIIAATGCLNLWSPINVKSMA; encoded by the exons CCGACTCTGTCGGGCCCTACTCCTACCTTCAAGCTCACCAGTGCCGATGTTCCTAAGCCCAGCTCGTCGCAAGCCCTCGTGAAGACTCTTATGCTTTCCAATGACCCTGCCCAGCGAACCTGGATCGTCCCCAATGCAGACCCAGAGCGCCTCTACTTACCTCCCGTCCAGGAGGGCTCACCCATGTCCGCCTTTGCACTGGCCGAGGTCGTCGAGTCCGGATCCCCCAATGAGCTTCCAGTCGGTAGCCTTGTCCTCTGTCCTACGAATTGGACTGAATATTCTGTCCACGAGATCAAGACGCTGCAAAAGATTCAGCCAATTGAGGGACTGGATTTGGGCCACTTCCTCGGTGCGCTGGGGATGACGGCTGTCACTGCATACTATGGGATCAAGGAGGTGGCTGGCACGACCAAGGATGATACAGTTGTTGTCTCAGGGGCCGCGGGTGCCACTGGAAGCATGGTTGTCCAGAtcgcgaagaagatcattgGCTGCAAGCGG GTCATCGGTATTGCCGGTACAGACGACAAGTGCCGCTGGGTTGAGACGCTGGGTGCGGACGTctgcatcaactacaagAAGGACTCGTTTGAGCAGGATCTCATCAAGGAGACCGAGGGCTTCGTCGAGGTTTACTTCG ACAATGTTGGTGGCAACATCCTAGATCTGATGCTGACCCGTATGAAGCGCCACGGCCGCATTGCTGCTTG TGCTGACGACAAGCAGGAAGTGATCTCAATGCGCCTGCATATCCGCGGCTTCATCGTGCTCGACTACTATCACAAATTCTCTGACGTTATTGCTGAGCTGACCCAGGCCTGGAAAGAAGGCAAGATCGTGGTTGACGAGTCGATGCAGACGGTTGTCGAGGCCAAGTTTGAGGACATCCCGAATGTGTGGATGAAACTCTTTGAAGGCGGTAACACGGGCAAACTTTGCACGAAGATTGTCTC ACGCAGACACCGTGTGAGACGGGGAAAAGAGA AAAGGCAAGTGCTTATTATCATTGCTGCAACTGGTTGTCTAAACCTCTGGTCTCCGATAAATGTCAAGTCCATGGCTTAA
- a CDS encoding uncharacterized protein (transcript_id=CADANIAT00000254) has protein sequence MADNPSRSKGNGLSVPLNTSQREKFPEQEPAPSSDEIQYPSVLKLTFILIGLNLSVFLVGLDNTILSSAIPKITDRFHALGDVGWYASAYLLTNCAFQLFWGKLYTFYTVKWVYLVALFLFELGSLVCAVAPSSTALIVGRAVAGVGAGGVTNGSFLLIAHSVEPRRRPTLVGLLGSMYGLAAIAGPLMGGAFTDNGALTWRWCFYINLPLGAVPSLVILFLIPAFAGSENRESGIGNQIRQMDVPGSLCLLPGVICLLLALQWGGTKYNWGNERIIALFFLAGVLLSGFTIIQYFSGDRATVPPRVFGNRNVWGAALFGSGVTAGFFLMLYYIPIWFQAVKGASAVRSGVMNLPMVLAYVTFSLSGGFLTSLLGYYVPFAYLTVIFMSVGSGLLSTFTVSSGSPEWIGYQFLFGAGVGLGLQTAFAAPQCTLPIEDIAIGTAIVMFLENLSAAIFVSVGQNVFSNQLKTNVQIYAPSVDTARLIDGGATEAVLRAYNKALTGTFYVGVGLSCIGIFGVVFMQWVNVKKSGKKTEQDNKDV, from the exons ATGGCAGACAATCCCTCGAGAAGTAAAGGCAACGGCCTCTCAGTGCCTCTCAATACCTCCCAACGAGAGAAGTTCCCAGAGCAAGAGCCAGCGCCATCATCAGATGAGATCCAATACCCAAGTGTCCTTAAATTGACATTTATCCTCATAGGTCTGAACCTGTCTGTGTTCCTTGTCGGTCTTGATAACACCATTCTCTCCAGCGCTATTCCCAAAATCACCGACCGATTCCACGCTCTAGGCGATGTCGGCTGGTACGCCAGTGCTTACCTTCTCACAAACTGCGCCTTTCAGCTTTTCTGGGGCAAGCTATACACATTCTACACCGTGAAATGGGTCTACCTTGTGGCTTTGTTTCTGTTCGAGCTTGGCTCGTTGGTTTGTGCCGttgcgccttcttcaacggcCTTGATTGTGGGGCGGGCAGTTGCTGGTGTTGGCGCTGGGGGCGTGACGAACGGCTCGTTCCTGCTCATTGCACACTCAGTAGAGCCGCGAAGACGGCCAACGTTGGTGGGACTGCTGGGGTCTATGTATGGGCTTGCCGCGATTGCGGGACCACTTATGGGGGGTGCTTTTACGGATAACGGGGCGTTGACGTGGAGGTGGTGCTTCTATATCAATCTGCCGCTGGGGGCAGTACCATCGCTTGTGATTTTGTTTTTGATCCCGGCTTTTGCGGGGAGTGAGAACCGCGAGTCCGGGATCGGGAATCAGATCCGCCAAATGGATGTTCCTGGCTCGCTGTGTTTACTGCCCGGTGTCATCTGTCTGCTTCTTGCGCTGCAGTGGGGAGGGACAAAGTACAACTGGGGGAATGAACGTATCATTGCGCTCTTTTTCCTTGCAGGCGTGCTACTTAGCGGCTTCACGATCATCCAGTACTTCAGCGGAGACCGCGCAACGGTGCCGCCGAGAGTCTTCGGGAACAGGAATGTCTGGGGCGCGGCCCTGTTTGGTTCGGGTGTTACTGCTGGCTTCTTCTTAATGCTGTACTAT ATCCCCATCTGGTTCCAAGCCGTGAAAGGCGCATCTGCAGTTCGCTCTGGCGTGATGAATCTGCCCATGGTCCTCGCCTACGTGACCTTCTCGCTCTCTGGAGGCTTCCTCACCTCGCTGCTAGGCTACTACGTCCCCTTCGCCTATCTCACAGTTATTTTCATGTCAGTCGGTTCCGGTCTGCTTTCCACATTTACCGTCTCCTCTGGATCGCCAGAATGGATAGGCTACCAATTCCTCTTTGGCGCGGGCGttggtcttggtcttcagACGGCGTTTGCGGCGCCCCAGTGCACTCTCCCGATTGAAGATATCGCAATCGGGACGGCGATTGTTATGTTTCTTGAGAATTTGAGTGCGGCTATCTTTGTGTCTGTCGGGCAGAATGTTTTCTCGAATCAGCTCAAGACCAATGTCCAGATTTATGCACCGAGCGTTGACACAGCGCGGTTGATCGATGGGGGTGCGACGGAG GCAGTTTTGAGGGCGTACAACAAGGCTCTGACGGGGACGTTCTATGTCGGCGTGGGCTTGTCCTGCATCGGGATCTTTGGAGTGGTGTTTATGCAGTGGGTTAATGTGAAAAAAAGTGGAAAAAAGACCGAGCAGGACAATAAAGATGTTTAA